In Geminocystis sp. NIES-3708, a single window of DNA contains:
- a CDS encoding glycosyltransferase gives MINEQFFISVIIPVYNGERFLAEAIKSIIKQNYQPLEIIVIDDGSTDKTVNIASRFKDITKYIYQENSGVSRARNTGIKMAKGDLITFLDADDLFPSNSLEKYVDFIKNNIDVDIIQGYTQDQSLCQIEDDRLLFESERKPHIFFNVGSAIWKRSVFEKIGLFNESMNYGEDVDLWVKVNENRIKKVIIERITLFYRQYKSSINYETARGNMILMKVMKKYLDRCRQKL, from the coding sequence ATGATTAATGAGCAATTTTTTATCAGTGTTATTATTCCTGTTTATAACGGAGAAAGATTTTTAGCTGAAGCAATTAAAAGCATTATTAAACAAAATTATCAACCCTTAGAAATTATTGTTATTGATGATGGATCAACTGATAAAACAGTAAATATTGCCTCTCGATTTAAAGATATTACTAAATATATTTATCAAGAAAATAGTGGAGTTTCCAGAGCTAGAAATACGGGGATAAAAATGGCAAAAGGGGATTTAATTACTTTTCTTGATGCTGATGATTTATTCCCAAGTAATAGTTTAGAAAAGTATGTAGATTTTATCAAAAATAATATTGATGTTGATATTATTCAGGGTTATACTCAAGATCAATCTTTATGTCAAATAGAAGATGATAGATTGTTATTTGAATCTGAAAGAAAACCTCATATTTTTTTTAATGTTGGTAGTGCTATTTGGAAAAGATCGGTATTTGAAAAAATTGGTTTGTTTAATGAATCAATGAATTATGGAGAAGATGTTGATTTATGGGTAAAAGTTAATGAAAATCGTATAAAAAAAGTAATTATTGAGCGAATAACTTTATTTTATCGGCAATATAAAAGTTCTATAAATTATGAAACAGCACGGGGGAATATGATCTTAATGAAAGTTATGAAAAAATATCTTGATCGTTGCCGACAGAAATTATAA
- a CDS encoding PqqD family protein: MSDYLQINTAKIAQEIIDGEVIIINLDEGYYYSLLNIGTEIWQNIEKGFSQYEIIQEILNRYDGIAEEIKEGVEGLIDELIEEEIILSVSHSFSEKREFSAVNINIQKAETKLKFEKPRLQKYTDMQDLLTLDPIHDVDETGWPNPKQI; the protein is encoded by the coding sequence ATGTCTGATTATTTACAAATTAATACAGCAAAAATAGCTCAAGAAATCATTGACGGTGAAGTTATTATCATTAATCTTGATGAAGGTTATTATTATAGTCTTTTAAATATTGGTACAGAAATTTGGCAAAATATTGAAAAAGGATTTTCCCAATATGAAATTATCCAAGAAATATTAAATCGTTATGATGGAATTGCCGAAGAAATAAAAGAAGGTGTTGAAGGTTTAATTGATGAGTTAATAGAGGAAGAAATTATTTTATCTGTATCTCATTCTTTCTCTGAGAAAAGAGAATTTTCTGCGGTGAATATTAATATTCAAAAAGCGGAAACAAAACTTAAATTTGAAAAGCCAAGATTACAAAAATATACAGATATGCAAGATTTATTGACATTAGATCCTATTCATGATGTTGATGAAACTGGTTGGCCTAATCCTAAGCAAATATAA
- the folK gene encoding 2-amino-4-hydroxy-6-hydroxymethyldihydropteridine diphosphokinase, with translation MVNFEIKSEFREWHCAIALGSNLGDSLSILNQAINKIAHVAEIDLISRSTWHKTKPIGPPQPDYLNGCITIKTSLLPEELLKCLMDIEEQFGRERKERWGARTLDLDIILYDNQIIHSFFLKIPHPRMRERLFVLMPLTEIASGWVDPVTKLTISQLLDSCLKESM, from the coding sequence ATGGTTAATTTTGAAATAAAATCGGAGTTCAGAGAATGGCACTGTGCGATCGCATTAGGTAGTAATTTGGGAGATAGTTTAAGCATTCTCAATCAAGCTATCAACAAGATTGCCCATGTAGCAGAAATTGACCTTATTTCTCGCTCTACATGGCATAAAACTAAACCTATAGGACCACCTCAACCTGATTACTTAAACGGTTGTATCACTATTAAAACTAGCCTTTTACCCGAAGAGTTATTAAAGTGTTTAATGGATATTGAAGAACAATTTGGACGGGAAAGGAAGGAAAGATGGGGAGCGAGGACTTTAGACTTAGATATAATTCTCTATGATAATCAAATAATCCATAGCTTTTTCCTAAAAATACCTCACCCAAGAATGAGAGAAAGACTTTTTGTGTTGATGCCTTTAACAGAAATTGCTTCTGGTTGGGTTGATCCTGTGACAAAATTAACAATTAGTCAACTGTTAGATTCTTGTCTGAAGGAAAGCATGTAA
- a CDS encoding HEAT repeat domain-containing protein has protein sequence MNDPSLSQTALDFDSSVDPLDLIEEETTPAPDPEVMLQLLHSKNKQELIQAVRAFCEITDARAIPLLIQQLTSNCPLIRVSAAYALGRNTSVTAVEPLINTLAHDFNGYVRKGVVWALGNSGDRRAFQPLLKALKNDIGAVKLWASSSIANIAKLNYDDTITALPIVIISLRQDNIAAVRSNSAWTIGKLCRELPYNVVYATAIDALIEALVEDEDLGVKEDAKTALLKLGDPRGLQMIEELEFEGII, from the coding sequence ATGAATGATCCAAGTTTAAGTCAAACCGCTCTTGATTTTGATTCTTCTGTTGATCCTTTAGACCTGATTGAGGAAGAAACAACTCCCGCTCCTGATCCTGAAGTAATGTTACAGTTGCTTCATAGTAAAAATAAACAGGAGTTAATTCAAGCTGTCAGAGCTTTTTGTGAAATTACCGATGCCCGTGCTATTCCTCTTTTAATACAACAATTAACCAGTAACTGCCCTTTGATTCGGGTAAGTGCTGCCTATGCCTTGGGGCGGAATACCAGTGTAACTGCTGTTGAGCCTTTAATTAACACCCTCGCTCACGATTTCAATGGTTATGTCCGTAAAGGTGTGGTTTGGGCTTTAGGAAATAGTGGCGATCGCCGAGCATTTCAACCCCTTCTCAAAGCTCTAAAAAATGATATTGGTGCAGTAAAATTGTGGGCTTCTAGTAGCATTGCGAATATTGCTAAATTAAATTACGATGATACGATAACAGCTCTACCAATAGTTATTATTTCCCTAAGACAAGACAACATCGCAGCAGTACGTAGTAATTCTGCATGGACCATAGGAAAACTGTGTCGAGAATTGCCCTATAACGTAGTCTATGCTACTGCCATTGATGCCTTAATTGAAGCCTTAGTGGAAGATGAAGATTTAGGGGTAAAAGAAGACGCTAAAACTGCATTATTAAAATTAGGTGATCCTCGTGGACTACAAATGATTGAAGAATTAGAATTTGAAGGAATTATTTAA
- a CDS encoding tetratricopeptide repeat protein, giving the protein MNENLPIVYISILLGLLAIVAIILIRQIIKTRKIENRFSKLQDKLQNQKGTAQEYYELAVIYLDKKLFVQGVQLLQRAIKLEGQLEPENRALIYNALGFAYFSQEQYDIAIRHYKEAIKLYPEYTIALNNLGNVYEKKLLVSQALDCYKQTLASEPNNAIAQKRVQSLEKRLVIN; this is encoded by the coding sequence ATGAATGAAAATCTACCCATAGTTTATATATCTATTTTATTGGGTTTATTAGCCATAGTTGCTATTATATTAATTAGACAAATTATCAAAACTAGGAAAATAGAGAATCGTTTTTCTAAACTTCAAGATAAGCTGCAAAATCAAAAAGGTACTGCTCAAGAATATTATGAATTAGCCGTTATTTATTTAGATAAAAAACTTTTTGTGCAAGGTGTACAATTATTGCAAAGAGCCATAAAATTAGAAGGTCAATTAGAGCCAGAAAATCGAGCGTTAATTTATAACGCCCTAGGTTTTGCTTACTTTTCCCAAGAACAATATGACATTGCTATTCGTCACTATAAAGAAGCCATTAAACTTTATCCTGAATATACTATTGCTCTCAATAATTTAGGCAATGTTTATGAAAAAAAATTATTAGTTTCTCAAGCCTTAGATTGTTATAAACAAACTTTAGCATCAGAACCTAATAATGCGATCGCCCAAAAACGTGTGCAATCTTTAGAAAAACGCCTAGTCATCAATTAA
- a CDS encoding TIGR04168 family protein: protein MTKTTIKIAVIGDVHEHWNEYDQEILKFLGVDLVLFVGDFGNESLNIIQQIAKVDIPKALIMGNHDAWFTATRWGRKKCPYDHNLEDRVQQQLDILGSNHVGYGSLDFPDLQISVVGSRPFSWGGSKWKCDEFYQQRYDVNNFQESTEKIIEAVKKTSYEHIIFIGHNGPFGLGANPEDTCGKDWNPIGGDFGDPDFQEAITFTQNFGKKIPLVTFGHMHHSLRHTKERLRTIINQDSFNTIYLNAAVTPRIQEMEGQKIHKFSLVTLNLRKITEIKLMFISENMNIIKEQKWNF, encoded by the coding sequence ATGACTAAAACAACCATTAAAATTGCAGTAATTGGCGATGTTCACGAACATTGGAACGAATATGATCAAGAAATCTTAAAATTTTTAGGGGTGGATTTAGTCTTATTTGTGGGAGATTTCGGTAATGAATCACTTAATATTATTCAACAAATAGCAAAGGTTGATATTCCCAAAGCCTTAATTATGGGCAATCATGACGCATGGTTTACCGCAACAAGATGGGGCAGAAAAAAGTGTCCTTATGATCATAACCTTGAAGATCGAGTACAGCAACAATTAGATATTTTAGGTTCTAATCATGTCGGTTATGGTAGTCTTGATTTTCCTGATTTGCAAATTTCGGTGGTGGGTAGTCGTCCTTTTAGTTGGGGTGGCTCAAAATGGAAATGTGATGAGTTTTATCAGCAACGTTACGATGTTAATAACTTTCAGGAATCTACAGAAAAAATCATTGAGGCGGTGAAAAAAACTTCCTATGAACATATCATTTTTATCGGTCATAATGGTCCTTTTGGTTTAGGTGCAAATCCTGAAGATACTTGCGGTAAAGACTGGAATCCTATTGGTGGTGATTTTGGTGATCCCGATTTTCAAGAAGCCATAACATTTACTCAAAATTTTGGAAAAAAAATTCCCCTTGTCACTTTTGGACATATGCATCATAGTCTTAGGCATACAAAAGAAAGACTAAGAACTATAATTAATCAAGATAGTTTTAATACTATTTATTTGAATGCCGCAGTCACTCCTCGAATTCAGGAAATGGAAGGACAAAAAATCCATAAATTTTCTCTTGTTACTTTAAATTTACGTAAAATTACGGAGATTAAATTAATGTTTATCAGCGAGAATATGAATATTATTAAAGAGCAAAAATGGAACTTTTAA
- a CDS encoding EAL domain-containing protein, with amino-acid sequence MTKFVSLRTKILFGFTVTFTLFFSGISLWFYSFTTANVNKRLKENLKRVAVASAKQIDVEELMGLYQDGKPNLQGRSDDPRFQNQLRWLEERHEINPQVFLYSFVRDNSSQNYSDKEKKIVYLVDVWMNIDSSKSSYFLESSIATEYHMNTLTKGTVEFRDFYEDKWGKWITFYAPIRDKFGNIVGGIGADMEVEEIQEIQKEIKQQILISFGLSYPLLLGLIYGLSTLLTRRFKALQNYAQEVGEGNYNLDISLREKLSFSFFDDERIILAKVLEEMALKIQQREELLSGIFNQVGVGISVSTSDYKFKIVNSTLCHLLGYTEKELLTKTCFDITHPEDIESSWQYVNEVLNSTIFPPLPLEKRCIDKNGKTKWFETAITVIKDNQQNLKYLITVNQNITRRKEMENKLIEAANTDFLTKLWNRAYFMGFLEKLLKKIEQNPDYVFALLLIDIDNFKTINDSLGHLVGDQFLINIANHLRKCVTEKDVVARLGGDEFAILLTTIETVEDSITVAQKIQNAINFPFYVYNQEFFTSASIGIVISNHLAGNNSYVTASDLFRDADIAMYQVKNKDKSNYQIFGREMYDNFIKKLKLENQLKRAIEEGKLTLFYQPIIDLKTGKLYSIESLVRWFHPELGFLSPSKFLPLAQESRLIVDLGNWVLKTACYQLHQWYQKKLLHPNITVNVNIAGKQFETGNLLTQIVDTLEKTKLSPTNLRIEVTETVIAQNTSQIANILQKIKDLGVNIAIDDFGTGYSSLARLRNFPVNQIKIDKAFVKPLNTHPKNIKFLQGIINLCHNLDLEVVCEGIETEQQKQILIDLNCNYGQGYLYAKPMSVNDFEQWIMKM; translated from the coding sequence ATGACAAAATTTGTTAGTCTTCGTACAAAAATTTTATTCGGCTTCACTGTTACTTTTACTCTTTTTTTTAGTGGTATCTCTTTGTGGTTTTATTCCTTTACCACTGCTAACGTTAATAAAAGGCTAAAGGAAAACTTAAAAAGAGTTGCCGTCGCATCAGCTAAACAAATTGATGTTGAAGAATTAATGGGCTTATATCAAGATGGAAAACCTAATCTTCAGGGTAGATCAGATGATCCTCGTTTTCAAAATCAATTACGTTGGCTTGAGGAAAGACACGAAATTAATCCTCAAGTTTTTTTATATTCTTTTGTTAGAGATAATTCCAGTCAAAATTATTCTGATAAAGAAAAAAAGATTGTTTATTTAGTAGATGTGTGGATGAATATTGATTCTAGTAAAAGTAGTTATTTTTTAGAGTCATCTATTGCTACAGAATATCATATGAATACTCTAACAAAAGGTACAGTAGAATTTAGAGATTTTTATGAAGATAAATGGGGAAAATGGATTACTTTTTATGCACCAATTAGGGACAAATTCGGTAATATTGTTGGAGGTATTGGTGCAGATATGGAAGTAGAAGAAATACAGGAAATACAAAAAGAAATTAAACAACAAATTCTGATTAGTTTTGGTTTATCTTATCCTCTTTTATTAGGTTTAATATATGGATTATCAACTTTATTAACTAGACGTTTTAAAGCATTACAAAATTACGCTCAAGAAGTAGGAGAAGGTAATTATAATTTAGATATTTCTTTACGGGAAAAATTGAGCTTTTCTTTTTTTGATGATGAAAGAATAATTTTGGCAAAAGTATTGGAAGAAATGGCATTAAAAATTCAACAAAGAGAAGAATTATTGAGTGGTATTTTCAATCAAGTAGGAGTTGGTATTTCCGTTTCTACTTCGGATTATAAATTTAAAATTGTTAATTCAACTCTTTGTCATTTATTGGGATATACCGAAAAAGAATTACTGACAAAAACTTGCTTTGATATAACTCACCCTGAAGATATTGAGTCTTCTTGGCAATATGTTAATGAAGTTTTAAATTCAACAATTTTTCCCCCTTTACCTTTAGAAAAACGCTGTATTGATAAAAACGGTAAAACAAAATGGTTTGAAACTGCTATTACTGTGATTAAAGATAATCAACAAAATCTTAAATATCTGATTACAGTAAATCAAAATATCACTCGTCGTAAGGAAATGGAAAATAAGTTAATAGAAGCGGCTAATACTGATTTTCTTACGAAATTATGGAATCGTGCTTATTTTATGGGATTTTTAGAAAAATTATTAAAAAAAATAGAACAAAATCCTGATTATGTGTTTGCATTATTATTAATCGATATTGACAACTTTAAAACTATTAATGATAGTTTAGGACATTTAGTAGGAGATCAATTTTTAATTAATATAGCAAATCATTTACGTAAATGTGTCACAGAAAAAGACGTAGTGGCTAGACTTGGAGGAGATGAATTTGCGATTTTATTGACTACTATTGAAACGGTGGAAGATTCTATCACTGTGGCACAAAAAATTCAAAATGCTATTAATTTTCCTTTTTATGTTTATAATCAAGAGTTTTTTACCAGTGCAAGTATTGGTATTGTTATAAGTAATCATTTAGCTGGAAATAATTCCTATGTTACCGCTTCCGATTTATTTCGGGATGCTGATATTGCCATGTATCAGGTGAAAAATAAAGATAAAAGTAATTATCAGATTTTTGGGAGAGAAATGTATGATAATTTCATCAAAAAACTAAAATTAGAAAATCAATTAAAAAGGGCTATTGAAGAAGGAAAATTAACTCTTTTTTATCAACCTATAATTGATTTAAAAACGGGTAAGTTATATAGTATAGAATCTTTAGTTCGTTGGTTTCATCCTGAATTAGGTTTTTTATCCCCTAGTAAATTTTTACCCCTTGCTCAAGAAAGTAGATTAATTGTCGATTTAGGAAATTGGGTATTAAAAACGGCTTGTTATCAACTTCATCAGTGGTATCAAAAAAAACTGCTTCATCCTAATATTACTGTCAATGTAAATATAGCAGGAAAACAATTTGAAACAGGAAATTTATTGACTCAAATAGTTGATACCCTTGAAAAAACTAAATTATCCCCTACTAATTTACGCATAGAAGTCACAGAAACTGTAATTGCTCAAAATACTTCTCAAATCGCTAATATTTTACAAAAAATTAAAGATTTAGGTGTTAATATTGCCATCGATGATTTTGGCACTGGTTACTCCTCTCTAGCTAGACTGCGCAATTTTCCTGTTAATCAAATCAAAATCGATAAAGCCTTTGTAAAACCTTTAAATACTCATCCTAAAAATATCAAATTTTTGCAGGGAATTATTAATCTTTGTCACAATTTAGATTTAGAAGTGGTTTGTGAAGGGATTGAAACAGAACAACAAAAACAAATATTAATTGATTTAAACTGTAATTATGGACAAGGATATTTATATGCTAAACCTATGAGTGTTAATGATTTTGAACAATGGATAATGAAGATGTGA
- a CDS encoding cobyrinate a,c-diamide synthase, producing MALIIAGEKTGVGKTTITLALLSWLKNQGKSIQSFKVGPDYIDPMFHTAITGLPCRNLDPILTSEDYVKSSFFHHSQKADISIIEGVMGLYDGVPNNNSFCYGSTAHIAKLLKIPVVLIVDCSKLSTSIAAIVYGYVNLDPEIKIIGIILNKVGSEKHLSLLKEGLKRCSILILGVWFREKNIELASRHLGLIPTEEINTNQEIFRELAVLGEKNFNWHLLIPYLENKQSNNSYDASYYQYHFTDREYITKSKIKIAIAKDKAFNFYYQDNLDILEKLGCELIFFSPMNDNKIPDNIQGIYLGGGFPEVFADELAKNKTMKKSLKEAINSGIFTYAECGGMMYLSEKIIDFEEQSWEMVGVLPNIAIMDKKLTLGYREGKILINHKHFNKNIILRGHEFHRAKNYDISSSPILEIKDYYTQQILSYQGWQIKNIYASYLHIHFANIFEELKLILQ from the coding sequence ATGGCTTTAATTATTGCAGGAGAAAAAACTGGAGTTGGCAAAACTACCATAACTTTAGCCTTATTATCATGGTTAAAAAATCAAGGAAAGTCTATTCAATCTTTTAAAGTCGGTCCAGATTATATTGACCCAATGTTTCATACTGCAATTACTGGTTTACCTTGTCGTAATCTTGATCCTATTTTAACTTCAGAAGACTATGTTAAATCTTCTTTTTTTCATCATAGTCAAAAAGCTGATATTAGTATTATTGAAGGGGTTATGGGCTTATATGATGGAGTACCCAATAATAATTCTTTTTGTTACGGAAGTACAGCACATATTGCTAAATTATTAAAAATTCCCGTAGTTTTAATCGTTGATTGTAGTAAATTAAGTACCTCTATTGCAGCGATAGTTTATGGATATGTTAATCTTGATCCAGAAATAAAGATTATAGGAATTATTCTAAATAAAGTCGGCAGTGAAAAACATTTATCTTTATTAAAAGAAGGATTAAAAAGATGTTCAATTTTGATTTTAGGTGTATGGTTTAGAGAGAAAAATATCGAGTTAGCTTCAAGACATTTAGGTTTAATTCCTACTGAAGAAATTAATACAAATCAAGAGATTTTCCGAGAATTAGCTGTGCTTGGAGAAAAAAATTTTAATTGGCATTTATTAATTCCTTATCTTGAAAATAAACAATCTAACAATAGTTATGATGCTTCTTATTATCAATACCATTTTACTGATAGGGAATATATAACTAAATCTAAAATTAAAATTGCTATTGCCAAGGATAAAGCATTTAATTTTTATTATCAAGATAACTTAGATATATTAGAAAAGTTAGGATGTGAATTAATATTTTTTAGCCCCATGAATGATAATAAAATTCCTGATAATATTCAAGGAATTTATTTAGGGGGAGGATTTCCCGAAGTTTTTGCAGATGAATTGGCAAAAAATAAAACTATGAAAAAATCTTTAAAAGAAGCAATCAATTCGGGAATATTTACTTATGCTGAGTGTGGAGGAATGATGTATTTATCAGAAAAGATTATTGATTTTGAAGAGCAATCATGGGAAATGGTAGGGGTTTTACCTAATATTGCTATCATGGATAAAAAATTAACTCTTGGTTATAGAGAAGGGAAAATTTTAATTAATCATAAACATTTTAATAAAAATATCATTTTAAGAGGTCATGAATTTCATCGAGCTAAGAATTATGACATTTCTTCTTCACCGATTTTAGAAATTAAAGATTATTACACTCAACAAATATTATCTTATCAAGGATGGCAAATTAAAAATATTTATGCGTCATATTTACATATTCATTTTGCTAATATTTTTGAAGAATTAAAATTAATTTTACAATGA
- a CDS encoding glycosyl transferase, which produces MSRPVLYLAITNHGFGHAVRMASIASQVQKLNPNILLVLVTTAPRWLLESYIDGDFLYRYRAFDVGVIQSDSLTMDLVATKEKMIEYRFREMEIVKGEVEFITMNQVGLIVADIPAMAATIGEKAGIPCWMMSNFGWDFIYRAWGGEFNSIADWLSSRYQLCQRLFRLPLAEEMRSFPVIEDVGLTGGIPRYDESHLREKFNLMVETEKTVLLTFGGLGIEAIPYENLSCFPDWQFITFAKNAPDLPNLIKINDNLYRPVDLMPLCGKVVSKPGFSTFAESMRLDIPLISLTRKGFAEAEILLQGLKNYSFHNIVNYQDFFEGNWDFLKAELSPPQSNDKILKNGTETIAQEIVNFFSNSIFSKS; this is translated from the coding sequence ATGTCTCGACCTGTTTTATATTTAGCTATTACGAATCATGGATTTGGTCATGCAGTACGAATGGCAAGTATTGCATCACAAGTACAAAAATTAAATCCCAATATTTTATTAGTATTGGTGACGACTGCACCTAGATGGTTATTAGAATCGTATATTGATGGAGATTTTCTTTATCGTTACCGTGCTTTTGATGTGGGGGTAATTCAGTCGGATAGCTTAACGATGGATTTGGTGGCAACTAAAGAAAAAATGATAGAGTATCGTTTTCGAGAAATGGAAATTGTTAAAGGAGAAGTGGAATTTATTACGATGAATCAAGTTGGTTTAATTGTTGCTGATATTCCAGCAATGGCTGCCACCATAGGGGAAAAAGCTGGGATTCCTTGCTGGATGATGAGTAATTTTGGTTGGGATTTTATTTACCGTGCATGGGGGGGAGAATTCAATAGTATTGCCGATTGGTTGAGTAGTCGTTATCAATTATGTCAACGTCTCTTTCGTTTACCCTTGGCGGAGGAAATGAGAAGTTTTCCCGTTATCGAAGATGTGGGGTTAACAGGAGGTATTCCTCGTTATGATGAATCTCATTTGAGAGAAAAATTTAATTTGATGGTGGAAACAGAAAAAACTGTTTTGTTAACTTTTGGTGGTTTAGGAATAGAAGCAATTCCCTATGAAAATTTAAGTTGTTTTCCCGATTGGCAGTTTATTACTTTTGCTAAAAATGCACCTGATTTACCAAATTTAATTAAAATTAATGATAATCTCTATCGTCCAGTGGATTTGATGCCTTTATGTGGTAAAGTAGTATCGAAACCTGGTTTTAGTACCTTTGCGGAAAGTATGCGTTTAGATATTCCTTTGATTAGCTTGACAAGAAAAGGTTTTGCAGAAGCGGAAATTTTATTACAAGGTTTAAAAAATTATAGTTTTCATAATATTGTTAATTATCAAGATTTTTTTGAAGGTAATTGGGATTTTTTAAAAGCAGAACTATCTCCTCCTCAAAGTAATGATAAAATTTTGAAAAATGGCACAGAAACTATCGCTCAAGAAATTGTTAATTTTTTTTCTAATTCAATATTCTCAAAAAGTTGA
- a CDS encoding triacylglycerol lipase yields MKSILMVHGITDTGKVFQTMANFLQNRGYKIYTIDLIPNIGTGDLKDLAQQVKQYIDSQFALEEKIILLGFSMGGLVTRYYLQRLNGIEKVEKYINISAPNNGTNLGYGLPLKGIVQMRPNSEFLRDLNSDVKETLAKIKCLIMWTPFDGMIIPANSSLLGVGKEVRLPVLIHKWMLSDKRVLEEINCFLE; encoded by the coding sequence ATGAAGAGTATTTTAATGGTTCATGGCATCACAGATACAGGAAAAGTCTTTCAAACGATGGCAAATTTTTTACAAAATAGAGGCTATAAAATCTATACTATTGATTTAATTCCTAATATTGGAACTGGGGATTTAAAAGATTTAGCACAACAAGTAAAACAGTATATTGATAGTCAATTTGCTTTAGAAGAGAAAATAATTTTACTGGGTTTTAGTATGGGAGGATTAGTTACTCGCTACTATTTACAAAGATTAAATGGTATCGAAAAAGTTGAAAAATATATTAATATTTCTGCTCCTAATAATGGAACGAATTTAGGTTATGGTTTACCATTAAAAGGTATTGTGCAAATGCGTCCAAATAGTGAGTTTTTAAGAGATTTAAATAGTGATGTAAAAGAAACATTAGCAAAGATTAAGTGCTTAATTATGTGGACTCCTTTTGATGGGATGATTATTCCAGCTAATAGTTCACTTTTAGGTGTTGGAAAGGAAGTTAGATTACCTGTTTTAATTCATAAATGGATGTTAAGTGATAAAAGGGTTTTAGAAGAAATAAATTGTTTTTTAGAATAA